The Coffea arabica cultivar ET-39 chromosome 9e, Coffea Arabica ET-39 HiFi, whole genome shotgun sequence genome has a window encoding:
- the LOC113709446 gene encoding outer envelope membrane protein 7, whose translation MGALTAALIAIAGVALGWITIEIACKPCLEKGREAIDRNLNPDYDPDDHDEAIRAPLEPKSMQHSEHPSSTSTPVKAI comes from the coding sequence ATGGGGGCTTTGACCGCAGCACTGATTGCAATAGCAGGTGTAGCACTGGGTTGGATCACCATTGAGATCGCCTGCAAGCCCTGTCTTGAGAAGGGCCGTGAAGCCATCGACCGCAACCTCAACCCAGATTATGACCCTGATGATCATGATGAAGCTATTCGTGCCCCTCTCGAACCAAAATCGATGCAACACTCTGAACATCCTTCTTCAACTTCTACTCCTGTCAAAGCCATATGA
- the LOC113710004 gene encoding uncharacterized protein, which yields MWDLEKRESKKDDPEVPTMTITKELQDQHAILMFTDAAMDKKRSRGGLGIAAKDHNGKLVKTWAIPTGMMKDAAILEAEAIRSAMPKALEEGWTSLLIHSDCKCLVDRINHRCFGLSLLDVLVDDIIHLSRSFWRCSFIFIGRKYNRTSHGLAKFAINLIDETRWELDFPVWLRIEAHKDVLAMCQ from the coding sequence ATGTGGGACCTGGAGAAAAGGGAAAGCAAAAAGGATGATCCAGAAGTACCAACGATGACCATCACAAAAGAACTTCAGGATCAACATGCCATTCTAATGTTCACGGATGCAGCAATGGACAAAAAGAGAAGTAGAGGGGGACTGGGCATCGCAGCAAAGGACCATAATGGAAAACTTGTTAAAACTTGGGCAATCCCTACTGGAATGATGAAGGATGCTGCCATACTAGAAGCTGAAGCAATCAGATCAGCCATGCCCAAAGCTCTAGAAGAAGGGTGGACATCTCTACTCATACATTCAGATTGTAAGTGTCTAGTGGATAGAATTAATCACAGATGTTTTGGGTTATCTCTATTAGATGTGTTGGTAGATGATATCATACATCTTAGTCGATCCTTTTGGCGATGTTCCTTCATATTTATTGGAAGGAAATATAATCGCACTAGTCATGGTTTGGCAAAATTTGCCATTAACCTAATTGATGAAACAAGGTGGGAGCTTGACTTCCCTGTGTGGCTTAGGATTGAAGCCCACAAAGATGTCCTGGCCATGTGCCAGTAG